The Microplitis mediator isolate UGA2020A chromosome 4, iyMicMedi2.1, whole genome shotgun sequence nucleotide sequence ctttttaaatttattaattttcatttaatcggtacgttactaattaattttccacCCTGTAGATCTAGTGAGAGCCAGAAAGTTgctggtaaaaaaattcatctctTACTGAAAcaactttattcaaaaaacaatGAGATGATAAACAAACATACACTTGAAAAAATCTGGAGGTCTGTGTGCGCAACTCGAGAACTCGATAAGACCAAACCAGTTTACTTTGTTTCCTGTAATATCAATGATGCTTTTGGTTCAATTAATCAAGGCacgtattttaaatttataatataaataaaataattcaaaaattttaattgttttattaatattgcAGACAAATTGCTGGGCATTGTCTTtagattaataaatgaattaccAGATCAAATTCCTACTCAGTGGTTCGCAATAAtagattcaaaaaatatttcaaaacgaaattacacagaaaaagaGTTTATATCTCCGGAAATTCTACCGCCAATTTTACCTCGAGGTACTCTGTGTTGTCCTACAACTGCAACAGGTAAACCTTGTACAGttattggtaaaaaaattttgaaggcATACATCAAAACTGCTGTGTTGGAACAAAAGGTAATTCACAACTttcctattaattatttattatttatcattcataatcataattgttaattatgattcattttttttatatagattcgGCTTGGAAGAGCCCGAaatttcagtttaaaaaaaggaaTCGGTCGCGGTTTACCAATGTCGCGAACTCTTTGTGACTTTTATTACAGTGATATGGTTGCAAAAGAATTTTCCAAGTTCACTGAATCTGGTCATTTACTTCGTTACATTGATGACTTTCTGTATGTAACTGAAAATAAAGAGCGAGCACAAGagtgagttttattttattaaattaaatcaatagctgacttgtaattaaatatttaatctaattatttatgattaagatttttagataaaataacAGCTGGTATCGAAAGCTACAATTGCTCATTCAACCCCGAAAATACCAAGACAAATTTGCCGCCTTACAATAATGAGGAGTTTTGTTACTTgggatataatttaaatattgaaacttTGAATGTTACACCTGATTACTCTAACATATCATTGCAGTACAACATGTCGAAGAGTAAATCCCAGACTGATGCAGCAGACGAGTGAGTCGAtgattctttaaatttttttactaattaaattaataaagtcactatataaatacaataatttattgtttcagAGTATTTGTTGCAAAGATTTCAAGTTATACTTGGTTAAAATTATCCGAAATGGTACTGAACCCTTGTATAAATTCCAAACAAGCCGTCGTTGATAGTTTGAAAAATGCCGCACGTCTGTCTGCGGAAAAATGTTACCTTCTTCTACTCAATACCTACgacatagaaaatttaaacaaagaatctgcatttaaaattttcagcgaCATAAAGAAACACTCCGTCATGCCTGTATTGCAGAAATGCAAAATTTCGTTAGCAAGACGTCgtcgtaaatttaaaataaaattaggaGAGTTGAAATTTATCTTCTGGGATGCATATTTGAAGAAGTTCCAAAAAAATGCAGTagtatacaaaaaattttcgacaCTTATCAAAAGCCAGTTTAGATCAAAATTATCTACATTACTttcaaactaatttttcttatcacttctgtttaaaataaaaataaagatatcgatctgtttcaagttttcttttcataaataaaaatctttcaataaataaccacaagtttttttttaatttattgttatccaactaaacatttaaatgattaaatatactTTCATTGTTCAAGAGTAGTCTGTAACTTTGCTCTGGGAATAACTTCCCACAAcagaaacattttttgtttggtatgaaaaatattttttctgagACTACAAGATAAGAGgcctagtactcgatcactcaTTGATTTACTAATTATCGATTTACAAATACTTaaagtgatcgagtactatttccctgatcaggtactaggtcttttacctgaatacaaatattttattttcaaaatgaaaCAACTAACATCACCAAACGTCAGCGTGTTCAACTGAATTTAAACGGGTTTGTTTACAAACACAACACCTGTCACTTTGACAGTATAATTATTTCCGCTTtcgttgttttttatttttttgtctgtTGTATCAAAAAATAACCTCTAGCATTAACTTAATAATCATATAATTAACGCATTATTGttttatgaatatattaaaaatgccgttttttacaaataaattttcaccaAAAAAAACTCCACTGAGAAAAGCACCGACGTCGTTGGCCAATAGAGACTTGAGTCCTAAACGAATTGAAAGAGAACTTGGTCCTGAAATAGGGTCTATTAAAATTCGTCTTGGTGATCATGAAGCAGTATTTGATGGTGGTACTTGGATTCCtggtaataataatcattttttaaataacatatacGTTAGTTGTAAAACATTAGAATCtgaagtgaatttttatttatagactCAGGTAAAATAGGCGGAACgtataaagaaaatgaaaaattaaaaaaagaaataataaaattggagGAAGAGAATAACTTTCttagattaaaatttgaattgatgCTAGACATGgtgagtattaaataaaattcatcatttttatctcgtataaaatttatttattaaaaaagagaaaaccaacacttttattttcacataAGTTATTAAACATCTAACATTTTGATACgatgaaaaactttttttttcagttgacGGAAACTACTGCTCAAgtacaattaaataaagatcaagttgaaaacttaaaaattaaaacgtcTTACAACAAACGGACAgcaacataataataatagtaataataataataataataatccctGAAGATCATTGATAtgtttaacttttaaaaagttgTTTCTTTTTTCTCGCATCATTTTCTGAtacaaatttacaaaatataatacatattatttacaaaaatcatACAGTTGATCTTTCGTTTAATCCATTGCATTTTCTGGACATGTTTTCCTTGTATGACCTGTGAGTAAAtataccaaaaattatttatattttaaagtgAAAGAAAGTAAAgagcattaattatttatgataataaaataaatgataccTTCAACACCGCATATTCCACACTTCCGTTTTCCACCAGCCCTCGATTTATTTCCAGCACCACGTCCTCGCTCTCTTGTCCCACCGCCACGTCCTCTTGTTGATGTACTGCTGTTACCCCAATCATTGTCAGAATTACTCCTGCCTGAACTATCATTTGCCCATTCAAAGAAACTACAAGTGCTTGATGGCCCTTGAGGACATGTATAAAATTCTCTGCCCTTATTTGGACCGTCTTTCCTTACGGTAAATCTtttaaagtgaaaataagtatgatatcaattgattaatcagaaaaaaaatgaaaaaataaataaaataattcatactTGCGAGCTGGTTGTCCACAAACACACATTACACCATCAGTATCATCAGCACTACCACGAGATGAGTTCAAAGTACCAGCATTGGAGTGATTATTTCTATTGTCTTGATTCCAGGTATTTTTTGAATGATTATTTTGTGGTCTCATTTGATTATCGTCATTACGATTTCGTGATGGTGGTGGTGCTGATCCTGATTCATTTACGGGACCATCTGTTGcccaaagaaaaaattcacatGAACTACCCTGAGGTTTAGcgcatttataaaattgtctcCCTTTATTTGGTCCttctttttttactgttaattTAACAGCCGGTTCATGACAATTACAACTGTATGATTCAATATCATCAGCATTTGTagcatttatattttctctATTAAAATTTCCCGATTGTTTTGTTACTGTTTTAGGACGTTTTGTATCAGGAAAATCATCTGGccaattatcattatttcttttagtattattttgattatttctgtcTGAATAATTACTACTACCTCCTCTTCCACGATTATTAAATGTACTCGGTCTATTGTTACTTTGAAATCCAACTAAACCAATAGATGAATTTGAGGACGAACTTGCACCTCGTCCGGCTGAAGTATTTCCACGATTATTATTACCTGAAGATCTTTGATTAGAAGACTGTGTATTATTTCGATTACTTTGTGTAAatgttgaattattattactgctACTGTAGCCACTGTCTGGTGGACGAGCAACTCTTTGTACTGAACTCAAATTAATACCGATTGCTTCATTAAATGTAATATCACAGCCACCGACACAAGTCTCATAGGACGAACCGTAAATTGGAAAAGCTCCTGgtctaaatttaaatttaagttttttcataTTACCCGGACATATATCACAATTGTTATCAGAAAGTTGTACGTCTGTGACGGTTGATGGAAACCAAATACTATTATTACAAGCAGGAAATCCTACACAGCCAATATATTTACCACCGCCCTGTTTTCGATCCCTTAATGCCATATTCAAAGTACATTTTGGACACTTAAAAATAACTGGATCCTCTGGTGGAATATTCATCTCTAAATCAGCAACTGCTAAAGGTTGCTCATCAATATATTCAGCTAATGCAGTGTCGAGTAAATTGGCACGTTCCAATGCTGCTTTAAACACTTGCCGATATTTACTTATTTGGATTTCAAGTACTTGTTGTGGATCCTTAACACCATCACAAATAAGTTTTAGATCGTTTTCTAATTCAGCTCGTAAATAAGGTTTCGACATTTGAAATCCCATATTATCGTAACCCATGACTAAACCAATACCTAATTTACCAGGCATAATATGTTCTTTGTCTCTCATACCAACATACTGACGTGACTTTATTGTTTCAATATGTTCGGCGTGTGTTGCATCAGTACCAATTCCATGTTTATCCATCAATGATATTAAATCAGCTTCTGTTAATAAATTTGGTGGCGATGTTTGTTCACCAACCATCTCTATACTAGTTGGTCGAAATACTTGACGGGGTTCatataaatgaatttctttAGAATTCCATTTTTCATAAACATAAACGTCTAGATAATTTTTAGCTATTATTTGTAAGCCactggctgaaaatttttcaccagCTATATCGATGTCAACAGTTGTCTCATAGCCTTCGGCATTTTTTGATACACAAGCTAAATAATGACGTACAATAAACTCGTAAACACGAGCCTCGTTACCCTGAAGATTGTCAGCATACTTTGTTGGATGAATCGGAGGATGGGCttgatcacttttttttccttgACGGGGTGTTACCCCCTCTTCTAGTACACGCTGAGCAAATTCACCCCACTGATGATTATTAACTTGTTGTTCAACCAATgatcttaaatttaattcttttggAAATATGTTTGTTTCCGTACGCGGATAACTTATAAAACCCTGCGTATACAATCTTTCAGCGATTTTCATTGTTTCCTTAgcagttaattttaatttttttgagcctTGCTTTTCGAGTTcctgtataataaaaaaaaaaaacattaggGACAAAAAGCATAAACattgtaagtaaaaattaaataaatttacaatagtATCCAATGGTAAGGGACGGAATTTGCTTTTGGGTTTACTTGTAACATTTTCAACAGTTGCATCTGGATTTTCCAAACATATGTCGAGATATATTTGACAAGGTAGTTCTTCAAAAAGTCTGTATCTTGCCCAACGAAATTCTGTACAAATCCCATCATGGTCATCGAGAACTTTTATTTTCCAGTATGGCTcaggtttaaaattttcaatagctAAAAATCTCTCAACAACAAAACCAAGAGTTGGAAATTGACAACTTCCGTAACTTATAAGCATCTGTGCAAGACTGTGAGGAAATACTTTTTGCAATCTAAGTGTTTGAAATCTAGTAAATGCTGCCCCTATTCTTAAATCCAATTCACTTCTGACATTAACAGCATCACTTAATAATTTCTTTGGCTCAGCAAGATTTTGAACAGCTCTTGTAACAGATGCGCCGGTTATTTCCGAAAATATTgctctaaaataatatataaatatcatatatttacaaatataactAAAGATAAATAATACATTACCTGTAGACCCTAATGTCTGGTTTTACTGCTTGACAaacttgaattatttcaaatccAATATTTTCTCCTTCTCTATCACAATCAGTCCATATGATTAAGGCACCGCAGCTTCTAACTTCtcgttcaattgtttttttgatCTTAACATAATTGTCTTCACTACAAGATTTTATAACTGGAGCATCAAATAAACTCAGAGGATGACAGCTCTGCCAAGATCTATAAGCTCCGGTAAATTCATAAGTCATCAAATGACCAGACACTGATGTCATCACCATTTGACAATCTTGGTTCCATAATCGATAATTaaattcgtaaattttattgaattttgacAATCCCTCTCTctgtaaattaataacttatttatgatatcaaactatttaaataataataatataattttacccGTCGATTATTTCCTCTAGCCAAATGAGCAGCAATATTTTTAGcagcatcatttttttcagcgACATTTAATACCTTCATTATTTCACTTGATTTATTATaacacttatttatatttatgtgttGTACTGCATCGATactaaatttacaattatttattttcacattTTGTCTAACAAAAGTATTGAgccttttaaaaattgaataaaattgcaTTATTTTCAACGAGGTTATGTAAACAAATCatcgtatttatttgtttatatttcgtcaaattaaaaacttaatgtattcaataattaatactagatattaaaatatctaaattgtttcataaattaatgaaataccaattaattttcaattttaaatatattattttaaaaacgcgggaaagtaaaaaaaatctcagatacttaaaatttgttataaaatcatatgatGGCTGCTCTCTGTGTCATGTGAAGTGAGTTTGTAAacaaactgaattttttttttaattaataatgatttgaattaattgcccaaataataaaaatacttggcgtaaaaattaagtaattaattaataaataaatgaaagttAATGTGAATTCAACTGAAATcactttaataaaatgataagtaaatacataaaaataaatatgatattgAAGTTACCCGAcatctagttattttttgaattttttcaaaacgatgttataaataaaatatttttaaaaattgcatctaaactgtttttaattttctacatgtgcatatttttggtttttttttttagcaaatgatttgttgaataatatttgaaaatttttaattgtctgctaacttcaggatgatttaaaaatagttcgTTCACTGCTCGCAAACTTCTACTGGAGCTGTTTGACTTTTCGTAAATGGAATATCCTGGTAACCTCCACCTGTCAATTTATGATGATCATATTTAATctcttattaaaattaagaatataaatttatttgaattaaaaaaaatgtttattaattaatagatgACAGTACAAAATTactttaaagtaattaatttatttaagaagaTAAAATTTCCATCAGCTTGATTCGTGACAATCCAAGCGCATGTTCAGAAACTCACTCTGAAAGAGAAAGATGCAACTTttgtatgagtgtgaatgtatcaGACATtggacaaatttaaaattataaataaatagagtaaataattaaaaaaattaaatttaaaaaaaatgcacttattaattttaaaattttttacatacgcattttttttaaatttaattttattaattatttactctattaatttataattgtaaaactgtctgatgtctgctacattcacactcgtactTTTGTTCATAAATATTACCTGGTATTTTCTTCTAATAACTCAACAATtgcatatttaaatttttagtttttagtaACAAATATGCAGCATTTTTTCTCAACAATTTATTTGGCtgcaataattttgtttacacggtgctctaattttttaaatatctgtaACAATAAAGAAGCGCCATCTGACGGAACATtgcaatttttgtaattatggttactattattattatattcaaattaaatccgTTGGGTTTGAAATTAGAGGACATAACGTCCCTCGTGTTATTCCAGTGCGacattttgtgaaatttaataGTATTTTTGGTGGTTATCACGTTGAAGCATTTGCAAAAATGACGGGCGTTACAGCCGAGTCAATTATTCCAAATAATGgtgagttaattaattacacaaataaataaatttaatttaatatttttaaaaatcaactgGAGAAAGACAATAGATTATACCGGTTGTGAACACCTGTTTTCAAAACAATAGCAAatcgaatatttatttttaattgtcttatatgttatttattgaaagacaattaatatttttaattttcagtcgacaaattttatacattcattattttattgagaaaatgtttacaatttttttgcctcaaaaatattttgaatacttgagatttgtaaattttttttttgttatcaagGTTCGGATTGTCGTAAATCAGCAGAGGAAATGGATGAACAGAGACAGAAAACTCTTGCTTATGAATATTTGTGTCACTTAGAGGAAGCCAAAatgtaaatactttttttattttatttaaattgattgttttttaaaaatacaaacagtcacatttatttttatagatggATGGAAGCATGTCTAAGAGAAAAATTACCTTCTACGACTGAACTTGAAGAGAATTTAAGAAACGGAGTTTATTTAGCCAAGTTGGCACATTTTATGGATCCAGAGTCCTGGccattgaataaaatttatgatatcgATCAAAAAAGATACAAAATTGCTGGTCTACAATTCAAACACACtgacaatattaattattttatcgagTGTTTGAAATCAATGCAGTTACCACTGGTATGCTTGaaatatactttaaaatatcgactaaaaaaaaagtttattcattcgtttatttttttacagatatTTCAACCTGAAACAACAGAtatttacgataaaaaaaatatgccaaGAGTAATTTACTGTATACATGCATTGAGTACACATTTGTTCAAATTAGGCAAAGCACCACAGATTCAAGATCTATATGGAAAAGTTAATTTCACTGACGCTGAAATAGATACTGTGAGTAAAGAGCTTAAAAAGTATGGAATGCAAATGCCATCATTCCAAAAAATCGGTGGTTTACTGCTGCACAGCATGGCTGAAGACACAGCAGCACTTCATGCTGCTGTGATTGCTATAAATCAAGTATTGACAACATCCGatcgtaatttattattacaagtaCTATTAAAACCTGTTGCtaagttaaaaaatgttaattctGAATTAATAGACATTTATTTTGAGACTTTATCACAAGCTAAAGAAGATAAAATCGAAGCTGCTTTTAATAGATCATTAAATGACAGCTATATTCCTGATGTATATGATGAATTATTAACACCTGCTGAAATACAAGGACATATTAATAATGTCAATTCATTGGAGGCATTTAAAAGGCTTATTAAATCActtgatgatgacgatgatgatgatgaatttGTTAAGTGTTTAAAGAACCCCGGACTACAGCTACAACGAATTTCATCAAAAAATCTTAAACAATATAAAAGTGGATTAGTTTCATTTATTGAGAGTTTTTTCAAAGAACACGATTTTATTGAAGATACCATAAGCTGGCAGTATTTATTGCAGAAAGAAATAGAcgaaataaatgataatgaatctaaaaatattaaaattgataatattgttaaatcattaaattcaGCTCTTGAGAATAATTCACAAGAATCATTTCATTCAGCATTGATGAGTCCTCATTTAGGTATCAGTGGATCTATTGACGAATTCGCATTGCCACTTTATTATGAAGAAATGAAAATAGATCGAACAGAATCCAATTGTGATATTTGTTATCAAGATATTTTAGTTAGTATACGTGTTTTGACAGCTATTGCATCTATTTCAAAAGCTATCGATACAAATAATCCCGACTTGGTATTCGAAGCATTATCGAATCCTGAAACACAAATTTCAAatcttgataaaaataataaagtcaaATATTATCATTCATTGGCAACAGTACGACATGAtaagttgataaataataataataaatgtccaATATTGACATATATCGATATACAAGAAACAATCGATTTAGTTAATCAGCAATGTCAAAATGATGATAAAGCAATTGATGGATTACGATTGTTAAATAAAGCtgttttagaaaataataaaacagacATAATAGCGgcgttgaaaaataatttattagatcCTACGATTCCAATTATGGAGGATGACGCGATATTATATTTgcgattatttaaacaatgtTTGGATGAAATAAATGACGAGAGGTCGGAATTATGGCTCGAGGATGTTGATTTCGTTAGCAAAATTGTCGTTGAAGAAGTAACACATGTGCAAAATGTATTTCATGTGTTGACTAAAATCAACAATGCAttagatgatgatgattttagttcaacaattaaatttattaaaagcgccaattttaaaataattgaaaaacacTGCgacaaatattttgaatatttaaaaaatttaaaagattataaaaaaaaagagtacaACTGTTCTTACATTTGTTACGTGACACCTCGCGGTATTGAGGCTTTTATTGATCTCGATAAATTAACATATTCATGGAACCaaccaaaaaatataaccGAGAGTCATTTTATTACGCTTGAAGATATTGACGAAATAGTAACTGTCGTTGCTAATGATGAGTATAATTTATCATCCGATACATTTAATCAACAagctataattaattttcaagcATCGGCACGCGGTTATTTGCTGAGAACAAAAATGTCACAACGtttgacatatttttacaataatgttGATTCTGTTGTTAAAATTCAAACTTGGTGGCGAGGAATAAAACACCGTCGCATGTATCTCAATATGttaaatcaaaaatgtaatgaaaaatgtttaaaagaagaagaagaagcagcagcagaagaaaaagaaaaaagtaaatcaATCATCAGCACACCAGCAGTAACGACAGATCcaattgattattataaacgtcatgaagataaaataattaaaattcaatcatTCTGGCGAGGTAGGAAAGCACGTAGAGCGTTCATTTCACTTTTACGTATGGATAAACCACCATTTCCTGTAGTACGTCATTTTTCAACGGTATTGAATTTCAATGCCGAGGATTATGATAAAGATCTGCAATTGCAGCAACTTAAACATGATGTTGTTaagacaataaaatataatgaaaatttatcacaACAATTAAATAGCATGGATATCAAAATTGGACTGTTGATACAAAATAGAATAACATTACAAGATGTGATAGCACATGGGAAAAGTTTAGAAAGTcttgctaaagaaaaaaataataatagatcaCGTAAGAATTCATTTTCCGAGGCGTCGACTTATAAAGGATTAAAATCACTTACTAAAGAAGGAAGGAAAATGTTGGAAGGATATCAGCATCTTTTTTATGCATTACAAACAAACCCGAAATATTTAgctaaattattattcctTTTACCACAaagtaaatcaaataaatttttgcaaAACGTCATTCTtactttatataattttgGTTCAAATATAAGAGAAGAATATttgttacttaaattatttggcACAGCGTTGCAGGAAGAAATAagatcgaaatttcaaaaaccaGCAGAAGTTGTTACTGGTAACCCATTGGTATTAAAAATGGTTGTAAATTATGCACGAAAATTAAATGGACAGCGAGCGTTAAGACAAATATTAGGTCCAGTTATTGAAAAAGTATTGGCCGACAAAACAATAAGTATTGAAACAAATCCagttgatatttataaatgttggAGAAATCAATTGGAAATGAAAACTGgggaatcgataaatttaccTTACTCAGTAACAGAACAACAGGCACTAAATTATGAACAAGTACGCAATAAATTATCTGCTGGAATAAAGGTACTTAAAAATACagtattagaatttttgaaaagaataACAGAATCACGTAATTTGATACCCTATGGTATGCTTTATATATCTAAAGTACTCTATAATACGTTggttgaaaaatttccaaatgcACCTGAAAAAGATATACTGAAAGTTGTTGGTAATTTAATATACTATCACTTTATAAATGCAGCAATTGTAGCGCCAGATGCTTTTGATATTATAACATTACCAATTGACGAATCATTGTCGAATGAtcaaagaagaaatttagcAAGTATCgctaaaattttacaatttgcaGCTTCGAAAAAAGGATTCGGTGAGGAAGCAACTCACTTAGTAGGTTTAAATCCATTTATAATCGATtgtcatgaaaaatttaaaaattttttccgttcGTGCTGTCAAATTGAAGAACTAGATCAACATTTTAATATACACGAGTACACAGAAGCAACTCTTATACACAAAcctgaaatatatatttcaattcaGGAAATTTGTGATACTCATTCACTGGTATTAGAGAATCAATATGATATAGCTCCTGATCCTAATGatcaattacataaattattagatgatTTACAACCATCTGCACCAACAGTTGCCAC carries:
- the LOC130666443 gene encoding telomerase reverse transcriptase-like; translated protein: MRTWLLKPTDYYLTKSTIRMSEPVNWTDIKKSFGPLIASHLEVNNHIPEKSKCGAYILPKNNKFILDEWGKFEKGAQKVSNDNRQTSEDFSFLPEAHDLDKTDNFALFDDFRRLTMYEESSEPAPEQTPSKPSPLDDILGPNANPPRTLDEAENRQSIACLLEKDLHQRNYRFHENFCARPKDPSLFKDLIEPDLFIYPSYGPHIKVIHDSFIKKHLHFHYKIVLDKIPQDKSLFKGELSKKQIRYFFSQVVYHVVPNSLFSSRKNIKNVKAELNRYLEGVKTKSFTIQPLVNKLDVNSLEWLSQVGSKTDKVLVLCRTLDWFFSTFIWNIIDTHFYVEDNKIRKKVIYFRRWVKGSVILNYVNDQVTQKAYEPIQNKDVAEDDGIIPIASLDIQSNKDSVRPVLSASSSESQKVAGKKIHLLLKQLYSKNNEMINKHTLEKIWRSVCATRELDKTKPVYFVSCNINDAFGSINQDKLLGIVFRLINELPDQIPTQWFAIIDSKNISKRNYTEKEFISPEILPPILPRGTLCCPTTATGKPCTVIGKKILKAYIKTAVLEQKIRLGRARNFSLKKGIGRGLPMSRTLCDFYYSDMVAKEFSKFTESGHLLRYIDDFLYVTENKERAQEFLDKITAGIESYNCSFNPENTKTNLPPYNNEEFCYLGYNLNIETLNVTPDYSNISLQYNMSKSKSQTDAADEVFVAKISSYTWLKLSEMVLNPCINSKQAVVDSLKNAARLSAEKCYLLLLNTYDIENLNKESAFKIFSDIKKHSVMPVLQKCKISLARRRRKFKIKLGELKFIFWDAYLKKFQKNAVVYKKFSTLIKSQFRSKLSTLLSN
- the LOC130666978 gene encoding protein chibby homolog 1, giving the protein MNILKMPFFTNKFSPKKTPLRKAPTSLANRDLSPKRIERELGPEIGSIKIRLGDHEAVFDGGTWIPDSGKIGGTYKENEKLKKEIIKLEEENNFLRLKFELMLDMLTETTAQVQLNKDQVENLKIKTSYNKRTAT
- the LOC130666976 gene encoding DNA topoisomerase 3-alpha; translated protein: MQFYSIFKRLNTFVRQNVKINNCKFSIDAVQHININKCYNKSSEIMKVLNVAEKNDAAKNIAAHLARGNNRRREGLSKFNKIYEFNYRLWNQDCQMVMTSVSGHLMTYEFTGAYRSWQSCHPLSLFDAPVIKSCSEDNYVKIKKTIEREVRSCGALIIWTDCDREGENIGFEIIQVCQAVKPDIRVYRAIFSEITGASVTRAVQNLAEPKKLLSDAVNVRSELDLRIGAAFTRFQTLRLQKVFPHSLAQMLISYGSCQFPTLGFVVERFLAIENFKPEPYWKIKVLDDHDGICTEFRWARYRLFEELPCQIYLDICLENPDATVENVTSKPKSKFRPLPLDTIELEKQGSKKLKLTAKETMKIAERLYTQGFISYPRTETNIFPKELNLRSLVEQQVNNHQWGEFAQRVLEEGVTPRQGKKSDQAHPPIHPTKYADNLQGNEARVYEFIVRHYLACVSKNAEGYETTVDIDIAGEKFSASGLQIIAKNYLDVYVYEKWNSKEIHLYEPRQVFRPTSIEMVGEQTSPPNLLTEADLISLMDKHGIGTDATHAEHIETIKSRQYVGMRDKEHIMPGKLGIGLVMGYDNMGFQMSKPYLRAELENDLKLICDGVKDPQQVLEIQISKYRQVFKAALERANLLDTALAEYIDEQPLAVADLEMNIPPEDPVIFKCPKCTLNMALRDRKQGGGKYIGCVGFPACNNSIWFPSTVTDVQLSDNNCDICPGNMKKLKFKFRPGAFPIYGSSYETCVGGCDITFNEAIGINLSSVQRVARPPDSGYSSSNNNSTFTQSNRNNTQSSNQRSSGNNNRGNTSAGRGASSSSNSSIGLVGFQSNNRPSTFNNRGRGGSSNYSDRNNQNNTKRNNDNWPDDFPDTKRPKTVTKQSGNFNRENINATNADDIESYSCNCHEPAVKLTVKKEGPNKGRQFYKCAKPQGSSCEFFLWATDGPVNESGSAPPPSRNRNDDNQMRPQNNHSKNTWNQDNRNNHSNAGTLNSSRGSADDTDGVMCVCGQPARKFTVRKDGPNKGREFYTCPQGPSSTCSFFEWANDSSGRSNSDNDWGNSSTSTRGRGGGTRERGRGAGNKSRAGGKRKCGICGVEGHTRKTCPENAMD